A window of Eubacteriaceae bacterium ES3 contains these coding sequences:
- a CDS encoding WYL domain-containing protein, protein MDSLHLAIAQNKKVTFKYFDYDIRKEKVFRKNGGKYTVSPYGLSWDDENYYLITFSTKYNGFTHYRVDRMSDIDLTEEERDPLPDKEHFDIAEYTKKVFNMFNGEEVMVNLQLDNSLVNAVVDRFGKDIQIGKVDEDNFNIWIKVAVSSTFFAWITQFGNKVKILSPESVKEQYKAHMSEILDLY, encoded by the coding sequence GTGGATAGCTTGCACTTGGCTATTGCGCAGAACAAGAAGGTTACTTTTAAGTATTTTGACTACGACATCAGAAAAGAAAAAGTGTTTAGAAAAAACGGCGGTAAGTATACAGTCAGTCCTTATGGATTATCTTGGGATGATGAAAATTATTACCTGATTACTTTTTCAACGAAATATAACGGATTTACCCATTATAGAGTAGACCGAATGAGCGACATTGATTTGACAGAAGAGGAAAGAGATCCTTTACCGGATAAAGAACACTTTGACATTGCTGAATATACCAAGAAGGTCTTCAATATGTTCAACGGCGAAGAGGTTATGGTAAATCTGCAGCTGGATAATTCTCTTGTGAATGCTGTTGTAGATCGGTTTGGAAAAGATATTCAGATTGGTAAAGTGGATGAGGATAATTTTAATATATGGATTAAGGTAGCAGTTAGTTCGACTTTCTTTGCTTGGATCACGCAGTTTGGGAATAAGGTGAAGATATTGTCGCCGGAATCTGTAAAAGAACAATATAAAGCGCACATGAGTGAAATTCTTGACTTGTATTAG
- a CDS encoding DUF4268 domain-containing protein — MYIIDTDNKQSRKIEAITFSSLGLKERDDLQEWIVKEPAILGEELLIIQKEFSGFLDTNERLDLLAIDRKGNLVIIENKLDDSGKDVTWQAMKYASYCSTLGKDGIRKIYQDYLNKTEPGIIAEDKICDFLNKSDFDEVQLNHDLSQRIILVAREFRKEVTSTVLWARKFRIQIQCIKVTPYLFEGHLLLDTEQIIPVKDVADITISLDEKAHDEVATGAQIAERELIRDRFWKELLPKMNAKSQLYSGISTDSTHYDHWLTAGAGMSGLGYSFVITKKYAAVELGINKPVKEDNKAIYDELIKHKDEIEQIFGKELTWQRLDDKKMSRITSILEGVNVFNDEDWPEMQTFLVEHMIRLNEALKKSISKLKQTL; from the coding sequence ATGTATATTATTGATACAGACAACAAACAATCTAGGAAAATTGAAGCAATCACTTTCTCGTCCCTTGGATTAAAGGAACGAGATGATTTGCAAGAATGGATCGTCAAGGAACCGGCTATTCTAGGTGAAGAACTACTCATCATACAGAAGGAATTCAGTGGCTTCTTAGATACCAATGAGCGTCTGGATTTGCTAGCCATTGACCGTAAGGGAAACCTTGTCATTATTGAAAATAAGCTGGATGACTCAGGCAAAGATGTGACTTGGCAAGCAATGAAATATGCATCCTATTGTTCGACTCTTGGTAAAGACGGTATTCGAAAGATTTATCAGGATTACTTGAACAAAACGGAGCCTGGTATTATTGCTGAAGATAAAATATGCGATTTCTTGAACAAATCGGACTTTGATGAGGTGCAATTGAATCACGATTTATCACAGCGAATCATTCTGGTTGCTAGAGAATTCCGAAAGGAAGTCACGTCGACAGTTTTGTGGGCAAGAAAGTTCAGAATACAGATACAGTGCATCAAGGTCACGCCATATCTGTTTGAAGGACATCTGCTTCTTGATACTGAGCAAATTATACCGGTAAAGGATGTTGCAGATATTACAATATCTCTTGATGAAAAGGCTCATGATGAAGTGGCAACAGGCGCTCAAATTGCAGAAAGAGAATTAATCAGAGATCGTTTCTGGAAAGAACTGCTGCCTAAAATGAATGCAAAGTCTCAGCTGTATAGTGGTATCAGCACCGATTCCACTCATTATGATCACTGGCTTACAGCCGGAGCTGGCATGAGTGGCTTGGGTTACAGTTTTGTTATTACCAAAAAATATGCAGCAGTCGAGCTTGGAATCAATAAACCGGTTAAAGAGGATAACAAAGCAATCTATGACGAACTTATAAAGCACAAGGACGAGATCGAACAGATTTTCGGTAAAGAGTTGACATGGCAAAGGCTGGATGATAAAAAAATGTCCAGAATTACTTCTATTCTTGAAGGCGTCAATGTATTCAATGATGAAGATTGGCCGGAGATGCAGACATTCTTGGTTGAACATATGATTCGTTTAAATGAGGCACTGAAGAAGAGTATCAGCAAATTGAAACAAACATTATAG
- a CDS encoding DUF2220 family protein: protein MIEILKRSRKKTIDIYDLAYEYRKKAFYTWSHEEVREFIQQLQELNDNKIIQITRSKKGEVNLDGIQRRIVINTWNFAGQSENMSFDLISRDLGMDASFYLKNPDEYEKDRNHIKRLRDYLKNKSGKLTINEIAYKIFKDEKALTQIEKSSVDGKKILNKLCLDIVSLDGVDTIAPFYFPVSSKGDTVLVVENKDTCFSLLRLLNNSQTNIKGIIFGEGRAVNKIFNFLHIYDLEHVGSFLYYGDVDQEGFDIARSLIERYPEYNISLSKVLYHHLVKDEGRALNFKRQIDTTKAEGILSSLYDEDKTVVMSILYNDGCIPQEALNYDDMKVIMDGLQYRLF from the coding sequence ATGATAGAAATATTAAAGAGAAGCAGAAAGAAAACGATTGATATATATGACTTAGCTTACGAATATAGGAAAAAAGCATTTTATACTTGGTCGCATGAAGAGGTTCGTGAGTTCATACAGCAACTGCAAGAATTGAATGACAATAAAATAATTCAAATCACGCGTAGTAAAAAAGGTGAAGTGAACCTTGATGGCATACAAAGAAGAATTGTCATAAACACATGGAATTTTGCTGGGCAATCAGAGAATATGTCCTTCGATTTGATTAGTCGTGATTTAGGAATGGATGCATCCTTTTATTTGAAGAATCCGGATGAATATGAGAAAGACAGAAACCATATCAAAAGGCTTAGAGATTATTTGAAGAACAAATCAGGAAAATTGACGATCAATGAGATAGCCTATAAGATTTTTAAAGATGAAAAGGCACTAACTCAGATAGAGAAATCTTCGGTTGATGGTAAAAAAATATTAAATAAACTGTGTTTAGACATAGTTAGCCTTGATGGTGTTGATACGATAGCACCCTTTTATTTTCCAGTTTCTTCAAAAGGGGATACTGTATTAGTTGTTGAGAATAAAGATACATGCTTTTCATTGTTGCGGCTGTTAAATAACAGTCAGACCAATATTAAAGGCATAATATTTGGTGAAGGTAGGGCGGTAAACAAAATCTTTAACTTTTTGCATATATACGATCTGGAGCACGTCGGGTCATTCTTATATTATGGCGACGTTGATCAAGAGGGCTTTGATATTGCAAGATCTTTGATTGAACGTTATCCAGAGTATAATATTTCACTCTCAAAAGTGCTATATCATCACCTTGTGAAAGATGAAGGTAGAGCTTTAAATTTCAAAAGACAAATCGACACAACAAAGGCAGAAGGTATTCTTTCAAGTTTATATGATGAAGATAAGACGGTTGTTATGTCTATCTTATACAATGATGGTTGCATACCTCAAGAAGCTCTAAATTATGATGATATGAAGGTGATTATGGATGGACTACAGTATAGATTATTCTGA
- the istB gene encoding IS21-like element helper ATPase IstB encodes MLDNEISECCRKLRLSRNLAELAQTAEGDSHQEYLYRILSEELQYREISRTEKLVNSAGFYSRQTFEGYRFDEITLPADLTPESLKSLAFINDHKNIIMYGGTGTGKTMLSTALGVAACLQGIPVKFFRTAALVNKLSEAKAAGTLTAFLKKLNKAELLILDEYGYVPLDRTGSQLLFEIISDCYQNRSIILNTNLEFSRWVNVLYDEQMTAAMLDRLLHHCHLILFPGPSNRMRESSINDLYRSISENQPKN; translated from the coding sequence ATGCTTGACAATGAAATCTCTGAATGCTGCCGGAAACTGCGTCTCAGCCGGAACCTGGCCGAATTGGCTCAGACTGCCGAAGGTGACAGTCATCAGGAATATCTGTACCGGATTCTCAGCGAGGAACTCCAGTATCGGGAGATCTCCCGGACTGAAAAGCTGGTCAACAGTGCCGGATTCTACAGCCGTCAGACTTTTGAAGGCTACCGCTTTGACGAAATCACGCTGCCTGCGGATCTGACCCCTGAAAGCCTGAAATCACTTGCTTTTATTAATGACCACAAAAATATCATCATGTACGGCGGTACCGGAACCGGTAAAACCATGTTGTCAACCGCCCTTGGTGTGGCAGCCTGCCTTCAGGGTATACCAGTTAAATTTTTTCGAACAGCGGCACTGGTCAATAAGCTTTCTGAAGCAAAAGCAGCCGGAACATTGACTGCTTTTCTTAAAAAACTGAATAAAGCTGAGTTGCTTATTCTCGATGAATATGGCTATGTGCCGCTGGATCGGACGGGCTCCCAGCTGCTGTTTGAGATTATCTCCGACTGTTATCAGAACAGAAGTATTATTCTTAATACCAATCTGGAATTTTCCCGATGGGTCAATGTCCTTTATGATGAACAGATGACGGCTGCCATGCTGGATCGGTTGCTGCATCACTGTCATCTGATTTTATTCCCGGGTCCCAGTAACCGGATGCGAGAATCCAGCATTAATGACTTATATCGATCGATTTCGGAGAATCAGCCGAAAAACTGA
- the istA gene encoding IS21 family transposase, translating into MDQIHDIRFRFYEKGENISQIAEALHMDWRTVRKYIDQTDFNEPAPRPAVEKKFCPKLEPYKAIIDEWLLNDKSAPRKQRHTAKRVFERLQKETPGFDCSYRTVASYYAEKHKEIFKQNPKAFLPLVHQPGEAQVDFGTAEFYENGRKLTGKYLEVSFPYSNKGYLQLFYGENMECLLEGLDAIFRHIGCVPAELWFDNTKVIVTDIIRGGGRKLTEKFERFREHYGFKAVFMNPNEGHEKGNVENKVGYQRRNFLVPVPHFLSLPDYNRGLFNQCEEDAQRDHYRYDETIESRFQADLKASRELPSVPFNLNGHKTLKADKWAKVYLNKGRHAYSVAPKYAQCSVHLVLTSAAVIIQDENFREIVRHRRLYGDSKQEQMDWLPYLKQLSQRPRAVKYSGIYEMMPETMRSFLASCSDSETAQVIRLLSELTNRSGFESALNTVDHAIACQVKDADSLASLYRRLYADVPELPAMNLQPGIPQMQPLMPNLDAYDRLLNQKEVSPHA; encoded by the coding sequence ATGGATCAAATACATGATATCAGATTTCGGTTTTATGAGAAAGGGGAAAATATTTCACAAATCGCTGAAGCACTGCACATGGACTGGCGGACTGTCCGCAAATATATTGATCAGACGGATTTCAACGAACCGGCACCCAGGCCGGCAGTTGAAAAAAAATTCTGTCCCAAGTTAGAACCTTATAAAGCGATCATCGATGAATGGCTGCTCAATGACAAATCTGCTCCCAGAAAACAGCGTCATACCGCCAAACGGGTGTTTGAACGTCTGCAGAAAGAAACACCCGGTTTTGACTGTTCCTATCGGACCGTTGCCAGTTATTATGCAGAAAAACACAAAGAAATTTTTAAACAGAACCCAAAAGCATTTCTGCCACTGGTACATCAACCAGGCGAAGCGCAGGTCGATTTTGGCACTGCTGAATTTTATGAAAATGGCCGCAAGCTGACCGGAAAATACCTGGAGGTCTCTTTTCCGTACAGCAACAAAGGTTATCTTCAGCTGTTCTACGGCGAAAACATGGAATGCCTGCTGGAAGGACTTGATGCCATCTTTCGGCATATCGGGTGTGTTCCGGCTGAACTCTGGTTTGACAACACAAAAGTTATTGTTACGGACATTATCCGTGGCGGTGGGCGTAAACTCACCGAAAAATTCGAGCGTTTCCGGGAACATTACGGTTTCAAGGCAGTCTTCATGAATCCAAACGAAGGCCATGAAAAAGGCAATGTTGAGAACAAGGTCGGCTATCAGCGCCGTAACTTTCTGGTGCCGGTTCCGCACTTTCTGTCACTGCCGGATTATAATCGTGGTTTGTTTAATCAATGCGAGGAGGATGCACAGCGGGATCATTACCGGTACGATGAGACGATTGAATCGCGTTTTCAGGCTGATCTGAAGGCATCGCGCGAATTGCCGTCTGTTCCTTTTAATCTTAATGGGCATAAGACCCTGAAAGCCGACAAATGGGCAAAGGTTTATCTGAATAAAGGCAGGCATGCCTATTCAGTGGCCCCTAAATATGCCCAGTGTTCGGTTCATCTGGTACTGACGTCAGCTGCTGTTATCATTCAGGATGAAAACTTTAGAGAAATCGTCCGCCATCGACGATTATACGGTGACAGCAAACAGGAACAGATGGACTGGCTGCCCTATCTGAAGCAGTTATCTCAGCGACCACGAGCGGTCAAATATTCGGGAATTTATGAAATGATGCCCGAAACCATGCGGTCTTTTTTGGCCTCCTGCTCAGACAGTGAAACCGCTCAGGTCATCAGACTGCTTTCAGAACTGACCAATCGATCCGGTTTTGAGAGCGCTCTGAATACAGTCGATCATGCCATTGCCTGTCAGGTAAAGGATGCTGACAGTCTTGCAAGTCTCTACCGGAGGCTGTATGCCGATGTTCCTGAACTTCCGGCCATGAATCTGCAGCCCGGAATTCCTCAAATGCAGCCGCTGATGCCGAATCTGGATGCTTATGACCGGCTACTTAATCAGAAGGAGGTTAGCCCCCATGCTTGA